One window of Armatimonadota bacterium genomic DNA carries:
- a CDS encoding glycosyltransferase has product MELDRMLERREIQEPVVIQAARFDYQPVHATGHAVLPYAELEGMIRAARVVITHGGPGSIMAVLAAGKAPVVVPRDPRYGEHVDDHQVRFCTWFSQRRPIRLVTDVTSLPRVLREVGNRDGVPLYIGPSPEVICQLAEIIQPRRLG; this is encoded by the coding sequence ATGGAGTTGGACCGCATGCTCGAGCGACGCGAGATCCAGGAGCCTGTCGTCATTCAGGCTGCCCGATTTGACTACCAGCCTGTCCACGCAACCGGGCACGCTGTCCTGCCGTACGCAGAGCTGGAAGGGATGATTCGGGCCGCCCGCGTCGTCATAACCCACGGCGGTCCAGGGTCGATAATGGCAGTGCTGGCGGCCGGTAAGGCACCGGTCGTCGTGCCACGTGATCCTCGGTATGGCGAGCACGTGGATGATCACCAGGTCCGCTTCTGCACGTGGTTCTCGCAGCGGCGTCCTATCCGGCTTGTGACCGACGTTACCTCACTGCCCCGGGTTCTCCGCGAGGTCGGGAATCGAGACGGAGTACCCCTCTACATCGGCCCGTCTCCGGAGGTGATCTGCCAACTCGCCGAAATCATCCAGCCTCGTCGCTTGGGGTGA